One window of the Acinetobacter equi genome contains the following:
- a CDS encoding AAA family ATPase, translating to MKIESIQLRHVTHFSNLTLNFNYHNKPITLIFGEQGSGKTSILKTTFQALTWFSARYKDLRTAGLVTLDQDISHNQQQTKIDITVRFPSEIGAFVESATNQEQDPHLCEWQLYKTLNQNNVGTTQIHTEKLEQLVKLYQKAIQKDKLQGLPLIAYYPVERFINEVNLLSKNNPLVFQTTNAYEISTIPYTTFSRFFEWFREISDIENAQTAQLVQHVIQDQRSEHPAINLSQHLLDVYTQMHAPSLQALKTAIFTVLTDVTAIDLNFHPKLQMIVCYKEKMMPFQQLPGSIRTWIALIGDVVRRLCLLNPHSLYPGLEGEGILLIDQIEHQLDDITSSQILTKLNEAFPRLQIIATTARNELLNDATDFQCLKLQKYQVQDLDAQLMHSSFQQIYNELHEVLNEESSTETITEELSQSFEITHSPESLLEFIQQHLNQAQQQVLIDLLNQHGNISIPQNMDEP from the coding sequence ATGAAAATAGAATCTATTCAGTTGCGGCACGTTACACATTTTTCTAATTTGACACTTAACTTTAATTACCACAATAAACCAATTACTTTAATTTTTGGGGAACAAGGTAGTGGAAAAACCTCCATTTTAAAGACCACCTTTCAAGCTTTAACATGGTTTTCTGCACGCTATAAGGATTTAAGAACAGCAGGTCTAGTTACACTTGATCAAGATATTTCACACAACCAACAGCAGACAAAAATTGATATAACTGTTCGTTTTCCAAGTGAAATTGGTGCATTTGTAGAGTCTGCAACCAATCAAGAGCAAGATCCACATTTGTGCGAGTGGCAACTGTATAAAACCTTAAATCAAAATAATGTTGGCACAACTCAAATTCATACAGAGAAACTTGAACAGCTGGTCAAACTATATCAAAAAGCAATTCAAAAAGATAAATTGCAAGGTTTACCCTTAATTGCTTACTACCCTGTTGAGCGTTTTATCAATGAAGTAAATTTGCTCAGCAAAAATAATCCCTTAGTATTTCAAACAACAAATGCCTATGAGATTTCCACTATTCCTTACACAACCTTTTCACGCTTTTTTGAATGGTTTAGAGAAATTTCAGATATTGAAAACGCACAAACAGCTCAACTTGTCCAACATGTTATTCAAGATCAACGTTCTGAACATCCCGCCATCAACTTGAGTCAGCATCTTTTAGATGTCTATACTCAAATGCATGCCCCTAGCCTACAAGCATTAAAAACTGCAATTTTTACAGTACTTACAGATGTCACTGCAATTGACTTAAATTTCCACCCTAAACTGCAAATGATCGTGTGCTACAAAGAAAAAATGATGCCTTTTCAACAATTACCGGGTAGCATTCGTACTTGGATTGCCTTAATTGGTGATGTTGTGAGGCGCTTATGTTTACTCAATCCACACAGTTTATATCCAGGTCTAGAGGGTGAAGGAATCCTATTAATCGATCAAATTGAACATCAATTAGACGATATAACATCAAGTCAAATTCTGACCAAACTCAATGAGGCATTCCCTCGGCTACAAATTATTGCAACTACTGCACGCAATGAGTTATTAAATGATGCAACTGATTTTCAATGTTTAAAACTTCAAAAGTATCAAGTTCAAGATTTAGACGCTCAACTCATGCATTCATCATTCCAACAAATTTATAATGAATTACATGAAGTATTAAATGAAGAATCTTCTACTGAAACTATAACAGAAGAGCTCAGCCAATCTTTTGAAATAACACATTCACCTGAATCACTCCTCGAATTCATTCAACAGCATTTAAATCAAGCGCAACAACAAGTTCTTATTGATCTTCTTAATCAACATGGGAATATTTCAATTCCACAAAATATGGATGAACCTTAA